The genomic DNA TTATCAGTCCGATGCAAAACAAACGACTGTTCATCAGGCAAATTACTAGAAAACAAATCAATGCATCACATGAGTAACATTTTCAGGACAAGATACATTAGATATAGATTTGCTGAGCATAATGCAAGGTAAAGTGTGACTACATAATTCTTTAAGAAAATAGTCCCAGACTTCACATCTTTTTAAACCTTTATATGCGACATAAGTTAAATGCTGTGCTCTTTAATAACCTTCTGTAATTAGGAGGCTATTTCTCATCATTATTGttgaataaatatttcaaatgcaACATCATACTTCTTTTCTATTTTATATCAGTATACATACTACCCTGAACCATACACTAATCACTCTCACTTAGTGACCCATTCAGCATACCAATTCGTGCCGTTTGTCATCATCTGTGGCTTCGTCGGTCAGCTGTGCAAAGAGCTCGGTTAAGAACTTCTCATCAtcctgaaagaaagagagaaataagatTCATAAAGTTACTCCAATTTTCAATCTGGGGAGTTCAAACTGAgaaattgtttattttactgtCAATTCTTGTAGAAAATCTGTTGAGCAGCCCTGTCATTAAAACTTGCAAATGGCATATCAAAGCATCAGGAACATGATGCTAAAACAGAAGTCTACAGCAGCCATTGTTCTGGGAAAATATTCATCTGTGTTAGACGTTCAACACACTGCTACATTAAAAATGCTTCAAACACACAACTATATTGATACAAATGTACACACAATTTTGAAAGCCACTCCAGCATTTTTCTcaataatattttcttttttttgttcattcatattTTAACTCAATTTTAAATCATATGATCTTTGGTCATTTTTCTGCATTCTCACATCTTTGAGAAAATCACAATCGTAAAAACACTTTCAATTCTCCAGAACaatggttttatatttttcttccaAAATTCCCAATCTTAAGAAAGGCTTAGCTTTTATCTGAAGAGCTGACATCACTAAGATATACTATTTTtgttacaataaataaacacacattcattccaGAAAACTGATCAGAGACTCTTTGCGTATTTTGCAAAATAACcttcactgaaataaacaaagacTGAATTGTTCTGGCCAGTAGCAAGCTTTACTCTTCATACCAAATACAGGAGATAGATGGAAAGCACCCAGTGTTTCCATGGAAACCAAACCCCTCCCAACAGAAACTTTAGACGTTACATCGCTATAGGAACTCAAAAAAGTACCACCCTTTCCACATAGACTTATAAACTGTATATACTAATATCTTATACTCGTCCAGCTTCATCTGGACAAACGTTCTATTCTTTTCTAGGTACGTTTTCATTCCATTTTCtataatttcatttattttcatttaatatcaCAGTCATTACATCATTAAAAGTAAAAATCAAATTGGTTCCAATTCTGTCTTGAATGGAATTtacttatgaaaaaaaaaattgaatcaGGCTAGTTCCATCTTTCTTAAACTGTGGTTGACAGATGACAGATGAGATCTGGACTGTCTTCTGGCAGCGTCAATGAGTTTCATGAAGAAAAATGTTAACACTCTTTGCCCTGGAAAATGACATCACACAACTTATGTCAAATCGACTTAATGTAAAAAGTGCACAAAACATTATGTACACCTTTGCACTGACTGCCGAGGTAATGACTACCATCTCCCCCGGTCCTTTTTCTGacatataaattcattcattcattcattatctgtaaacgcttattcagttcagagtcgcggtaggtccagagcctacacagggctccagtccttcacagggaaacacacatattcactcacacctaaggacacttgaGTTGACACACAAATGAGCGGGAAAATTGTTTCTTTCaaacagcaccagtcaaaagtttcaGCAACATGTCCTTGACCAATCATCACTGAGCATCACCTGTTATCCAATCATGCAAACTCTAGGATTGCACCTCTTCAGTCCAGTATACTTTTATTTTCCTCTGTTTAGGTgttaattttgtgttttatttggctTTTATTAATTCCCATTATAAATTAAGGCAACCAAAGCTGACAGAACCTTAACACCCATGCTAAATGCATGTCATTTCATATATTACCTGTAATGAAAAGAAAGCACTCAAACATGTTTATATCTTTATACAGAGACAAACTATTTTGCGAGGATCATATAGGATGAGTTCCAGCTGAGTTTAAAATCGCTTCTGATTGAGTAAAGCCACAAACTATAAACCGTTAACAAGGAAATTTCCAGAGCAAGCACGTGGTCTATTAACAGATTGTGTTTAAGAGTTCTCTTGTGCACGTAATATGTTCTGAGATAACTGATTCATTCAATGAACTAAGGCATGTAAGATTATGTCTCAGAACAGCCTCAACTTAAATCAAACAAAGACTGTGACTTTTGCCATTGAGAGCAATGACGACTGTGGCTTTTCCGAGCTCAAAACATTAAACTTGATGATTTCTTTCAATTATTGAAgagtaattatattaataaatatctgCATGTTGAGTTCCTTAAATTAAACCCTAGCAGTCCAAATTAGATTCATGAAAAATCTATCAAactgttttaatgttatttctAGAGATTCACATATATGGAAATTCTGGGTGGACTCATATATCCATTTTTCCTGTAAATGTCTGCTGATGTCAAAAATAATGCTgatatataaacattaatacAATTCTAAAGTACATTCACTAGGATAATCACTAGAGAAAAATATCACTAAAATATGGTAAAAAGAATTTAACACACATTTCATGGACCTCCTAAACATTCAAACACACTGGTAAGACTCATGTGATTCCTATACCTTTCGGCAGCACAGTTTATACAATTGCTGCATTGAAGATGATGTGATTGTATACAGCTGCTGAGTAAAACATGTAGCCACAGCTCATTAGATGTGTGAACTTCAGAGATGAATTTACATGTATCCGGTGCCGCTTTGCTGCTGACTCAATTCTCTACCTAAAATGTGGGTAACAACCCATATAATGTATTACACTGTTATAACCTTAAAACCACTCATGCATGTGTGGGGAAAAATGCTTTGTTTATTCGTACAAATAGTCTTATGTGATCACTGGTAATGTAGACACTAGTGCACGCCTGAGTGAATGACAAATGCATCTAACAAAAGAGGAattctttttaaatgtgatcctgaaaaaaaattaaatgtttctgtgtgtgtgtgtgtgtgtgtgtgagagagagagagagagagagagaatatatgcAAACATTTTTGTGGTACCCACCTGCAGCATGCCAACTATCTCCACCTTGTTAAAAAAGATGAAGGAGTGCAAGGTAGAAAGCATGTTCTCTTCAAACACGGAGGGCGTAGGCAGCACCATGTCCTGGATGTATTGGACCCGGTACGTCTGGTGAATCTTCTGACGAAGTTCAGGGTCCGTGATAGGGATGACCTCCTTGAACCTGGCCGTTGTGGTCAAAAACTCCCGGTGTCGCCGCGGCTGAGGCAAAGCTGGATCAAACTCCAGACAGCCAATCACATCCATGATGCACTCCTCAGAGAACATGACCTCGAAGAGTGCTGTGCGGTTGAGCAGGAAGATGCCCTTGATGATGTCGTAGAGGTGGTGCAGGCCCTCACGATTTTCCAAATCCTCACACACCCGGAAAAGCTCCAACAGCTTGCGAATGTAGCCCTCATTCTCTAGTGCTAGGGCCAGTTTTTCACGCCGCAGTGGTGAGGGTAGCGATGAAGCTACCAGTTCTGCCACCTCTTCCAGACGGGAGAGTTCACAGGGAGGCAGCTCCAGTCCAGGGGAGGACATGTCCTCAAACCGTTCCTCCTCTGACTCATCGATGAGCTCCTGGGTGATGTCTACTGAGGGGTCCTTACCTTGAACCTACAGAAAACATACAAGCAGCATAGGGTCACTTGGACAGAACAATTATGACAACAGTAGCTAAAAGacttcacaaaaacaaatgtattcatCAGTTTTAAAAATCACTAATATCAGTATAAGCTAGGCtgtatgtattaaaaataaacagttacaTTTGATGTCCAAGCTCAATTCACCTGACATATTTTCTCCCAGATTTCATCACATCCAGCCTTCTCCTGAAAACTGAGGGCCAGATCATAATTCTCTGCTTCAGACCAGACAATCAAAGTGTcctagaaaataaaataaaatatataaaaaaaaaacacattcagttCAAATGTTAATGAAAAGCGTCAAGAGCCAAAGTAATAATTCATAGTCCTGGCTTTCACCAACTGTGTTTCCGTTCTGTGATGCCAGCTCAGAGATAGAATTACTGATCAGCCACATCCACTTGCCTACAGAGTAGTGGTCTGCATATTTAACATacccaaatataaacaaacacaaactagcCTGGATATAACCCCTCATTAGGTCCTTGATTCAGTGTGATCATAAAAAGCCAGAAGGTTAAATAAGGCTTGAAAgactcctttttttttaatctgacaCCAAAATATGTGAGTGTAATTTTTATGAGCTTCGGTTTATTTATAGCCAACAAGTTTTTAAAAGGTTCAAATACCTTGAAAAGGTTGTGCTCAATATTGAGCATCTCAACACACAATATAACCAAAACTAACTGGCCATCTGGCAGTCTATGGTCAGTGCTTGAAGTGAGAAACCGTGGACGTCAAGCACTGATTTTATAGAAACTGAATGAATCAATAATTGCAGTTTTGATCACTGTCAAATACGGGTTTAAAAACTAAGATATTTGcgataaatcatttaaaccttGGTTCTATTTACAATGATCCAGGGTTCTACTATATTATCCACAAATAGCTATAGCTGCAGGAGCACACACAATATTGCCTCAGTCTTCAAACAACTGTCCATGTCTAATTCAACTTGCCTGTAATTAAAGACTGAACAATCTGGCAAAACAATGAAACTGCGACTGCTCTAACCAGtatttattttcagtgcatATACATTCCCTAAACCCCCGGATATTCTTTGGCCAGGATGGCGAGCAGCAAGTCCCTTTAACACAATCAGACTAGAcagatctcacacacactatagtGACAGGTTAAAGGTCCTCACTTTTAGATTTAAATTGAATCATTTAAATTGAAACTTTCAACTTTGCTATAAGAGACAGCCCCCATCTGCCATGGAGGAGCACTGTGAAAACAAGGACTCTTGTGCAGTATATGAGAAAAAGCGCAAATCCAGAGTTCAGCTCACCTGCTGCTTTTGATAGGCTGTGTTAGGATTGATTTTGGACTCCAGCAGTAGAGACCCTGGAGGTAAAACAGAAACGCGATGTTATGATTTCTCCACACTTCAGAAGCCACACAACCTCAACTCAACATCCCTCTCTGATGTGACACTCACCATCGCTTTCGGCGCGCACCAATAGAGACATGCCTTTGAGTCTCTCCACGTATCCGGAGGACACATGTCCCGTTCCTCGGTCATCCCACTGCCGGTCCTCGTTCAGAGTGTAGACCTTCACTCGCCGCCGAGTGTCAGTCATGCTGGCGGGTGACACTTTTTGGGGGGAAGGAGGTAATGGGGGGGTATGCCCTCGATAAATCCTACTATGAAATGTCTCGCAGCGTTTTGCGAGGTTCCCTCACGATGTGAACTTGCCGCTCGTTAGTCTTCTTCGCTCGAATGTGACATTTACGGCGGTGGCTCCGTCCAGTCTAGCGTTAGCCAGCGAAGCCAAGTGTCACCACCGTCCCCAGCATATTTGCTTTCGGTCTCTCCGAGGCGCAGACACAAGCCGTGGCTGTCCGCACGACTGCGAATAATACGTGAAAAGCGCGCAGTTTCAACAAAAACGATTTTTAGAGCGCCCTGCTATTAGCTGTTTAGCTAGCGGGCTATCTGCTCGCTTCAGACATTCTGACTAACTTAACGGTAAAACTTAAACTCTAATCCAGAACAGGAGAGGGAGGACACACTACAGACCTCTTTACTGCCCCATTATAAACACGTCTTGTTTATGAACTTGTGAGCAGAGCCACACGACCGTGTTGTGTTCATTATAAGCGAGCTAACGTTTATATTTTGTCCAAGTGTTCCGCCATGTTCTGGCTGAGGGCCGTATAAGCAGCAGCCGCTCGTATCCTCAAACCGCGGCGGACACTTGGAGATGGACGCGGAATCGTAACAGGTGAGCTCAAACTTTCCCGACCAAAAATTCCCCGCGCTGCCCGTCGAGCAGCATCGAACCGCGTCGTCTTGGCGAGAGTAATTATTTAGCCCCACTGTAAGTGTTCGGCCATCTTGGGTCCCCTCAGAAAGCCAGCACGGGGTTTCCTACGCAGCCAGCGCAGGGCCGCCCGTCGCCGTTTAAAGCTACAGAGCATTAACGGTTCAGAGAAACACGAAGATGGACACAGACGAGTTAAAACGATACACCAGTCTTAAACACAAATTAATCACTTCTTCTGTCTGTTCTAAACATACCCACATTCATATTAAAATAGTAGGTCTCGACACCTTTAGATTATGTTAGTTGAAACATGAGTAAATATAAGCCTTCTGTTGATGTAGCCGATGCAGATGGCGGGGGAACATTACCACAGCTGCTTTGGGGTGGATATTATAATACAGAAGGCAGCTAATAATACCACTAAGCCGTATATTTGCTCCCGGTCTCGTTACAAATGaggcttttctttttgtttttttattttaagctaTTATTTCTGGTAGTGCATAAGTACATTAGCTACTGTTTTCAAATCACTACAAATGATAATAGGCAAGTCAAACAGTACTGATTCACTAAATATTTGACCTTAGTGTGACTCTGTACTAAGTTAGGATTTACTTCACAGGTATTACAAATTGTTCTATGTATTACAGTGCAATTTATGCTGGATATTGTATTGAAAGAACATTCTTGAATAAAACAATCCcccattttaaacaaataaaaaaaaagttggaaatTGTTGCACTAAAATCTCAAACACACAGGActcatttcagtcattttctgaATGTAGTTtggaatataaatgtatattcacTCACTTCATCCATGTTCACATCCACTCCCAGCTTTCTGTATGTCTGCTGcaatttataaaaattaaactGATCATTAAACTGACCACAGAGTTGATTTTATTTAACTAGTTtattgtagtaaaaaaaaaaaaaaaaaaaaacaggccttAATACCGACCAATGTGAGAGTTTTCCCAACCAATTACCAAACAAAAGGAATATGAATAAAAGAGCACAACAAACGTAAAAGGTTCAAATACAATAAGTTTTGTTGaacacaaatgcatacatttcaataatttttaattattttgataTAAAGTTGTAAAAAAGGCAAGTGTACAGAACCTTACACTTGGGGCTGTTCTAACGGTCACATATGTAGCCAAGTAAGGAGGACCAACACAATGAAATGCTTTGCCATCTATCAGTTCTTAGTGGCTCAAATAGTTGTTTTCAGTGGCAACCACAACCTAGACAAATTTGTGTGTGCTAAATGCAGCAATTTCCTGAGCGTCCACACTTGGTGAAAaggacaaaataaaaacactcaaAAGCAAGAGTAAAATTAAGCTATGTACTGATAGCTTTAGGACAGGTAAGTAGAATACAGAATTCAGTGTAAACTACTGAAGAATCACAGAAAAAGCAGGTGTACAACATCTCTAGAAAATGCATGACAGTTAAAAAAGGGTGGAGGGATAATgatacaaatatattaaaataaatcctTTTAATTTTATCCTCATGTCCAGTAAATAAACTCAAATTAAATGCCACCAAAAATGAAGGACACAAAGGACATCATAAAGGTACCTTGATGTAAAATTTTTCTTGGCTGACTGAGTACACAAATATTATCAAAAAATGAACACTGAGGACCCAGTTTCCCAAAAGCATTGTGACAAAGATCTATGCAGGATGGCACAGCCAGTTTCAACGTATAGTAACAGATAAAAAGATTTCAGCCCTACAATACTTTTGGGAAACCCACCCAAGTTTATATAACATTGCTTATGATGAAGCATAGTCCTCATCAAGTTAAACGGCAGACGAATTGTGCAGCCTACTTGAAATGTCCATTCATCCTCTATTTCCCTGCCTGCTGGGCCTGGCGTCTTAGAAGAACATAGATTTTTTCTTTGATCCAGTCTTTGTTGTAGGGctgatatgtctgtgtgtccGCACGGTAGCTGTTTAAAACACAAGAACGAGTGTCACATCTTCACAAAATTAATGTTCTACAGGCACTTTCATGAATAGCAATGATTAGCATGGCACAGTAAAATCAAACCCAAGTGTATTTAACTTTAACAATTGTCCATCTACACATTTTGGTGTGTGACATGACATATGGTAATCAATTAAACTAGTCAGAACAGCAACTTCAAAAACCCTGCTTGAATCAATAACTTAGCAGTAAATAGATGCCATTAGGTTCTGTCTGATGTGGACTGGTTAATTGTACAGAAATTCACAggcttttatttctttacaaaCATTAGTGATAGTAACCAGCATCAGGATGTGTACAGTTTATTTAACATTCAAAATTACCACTGAACATTTACGTGTGATCTGACCTTGGTTTGAAatacttaaaaatgaaaaacagtgaTGAATATGAAAGAATCTGTTTTCTTTGAGTACTATTATGCCATACAATACAATTTAGGCCAGTAATGTACTTCTGCAGTTATGGAATTTTGGAAATATTTCAGCTGTTTGAAAGATTAATTATAAGGCCATATTCATGACTATTTTAAGTGATAACTCTCTGCGTGGTGACTTTACTGGCTCTAAATACTCAGGTATCTGAGTTTCTctacagttctacatttaccATCAAATCATGTTCAGTAATTGTTTGAAATTGTTTACAAAATTATCATGAAATTAGGCAGAAAATCAGTGGAAATCCTGTTTAATCAGAGTCCAGGATAGTGGCCAAACATGCAACACCCTATGCATCCTCACCACAATTGTTAAAATATGAAAAGTTACTAACATTAACCCTTTGTTTATACTTACACCAGACAGCTGAGGTCAGCCAGGTCATCAACGAAATCAAACAGTTGGCTGATATCATAGGTGATGGAAGGACTGTTGGGATTCATTCTTTTCAGATGCTCCTCATACATTTTACACACCCCTAGGAAGAAGAGATGACAAATGGTTAAGTACACCTCACCCTCTTTCCATTTAGTAATGCACTAGCTATATTTAAGGAGCAATAGGTGTTTTTACGTCTATGTAGCAAACAGCATTAATAAAAGCTATTCTTATATTTACAAATTCCTTTTTATAATGTGTAACTCACAAGATGAAGTATTTAATTGCTTTGACGTCTAAGAATCACTTCAAAGCAATGCAATCTGATTAATGTTTATGCTCCACACAACATGggacagccatgtttaaaataattttgtacTGAGATACCCAAGCCACTATGCATAAGTATAATGTGAAGAGTAATCATTGAAGGGAATAGAGAAACTTACCCTCCATGCATTCATTGACAGACTCATAGTCAGCATAAGTTCGTCCCTCTGGCCTCTTTGTGGGCTGGACTAGCAGAATTGTGTGAGACTTGAAAGAGAGGTGAAAAGATTAGAACCAGCTTTATCATTAGCTGCACtcagaattattttttataGATGCAGGCGATGTGGGTTGAACAAATCCATACACATGTAAATACTGACAATGACTCGAGTAAAAGTACCAATTCCAAAAATCAACTTAAGCAGTAGTACAAATTCGGTACATGCAGATACACGGGTATGTGATTAATCATGGCCTCTACCCCCACTTAAAGATCAATGATTTGCCTTGCAAATTGACCGGATTGGTTCCCTAGGTGTATGATGTCAGAGACTCCGAATTTACCCTTTAAAACTCTTTGGAGAACAATGGCTTCAAAACGGAAGTGCTCAGCCATTGTTTTGACCAATTATTTCGCGTATGATtctatttctatatttaaaaaaagaagaagaaaacaaacatgataAAGTTAAACCCTTGATTTACACTGAAGGGAGTGGGGGTTAAGCTGTGGTTTCTAACCGACCTCGGGAGGCGCAGAAATGAAATATTGATACAAGGTAATCCAGAGTTTATTTAGAGTTTAtgcaaaatatacacacacacacaatactggATTCGTTTCATGTATAGCGGGACTTTCAAAATATTAACCCTTGATAGGGTAGTTTTGAGGCTCTAGGTACTGTTTCCCAGCGAGCTAAGCATAGACTAGCATGCTTAAGGTAGATTTATCGGTTAATTTTTGTGTTGTACCTCAATGTAAGTCTTTGATACGTCAATAATAATAGAAAATGGACACTAAATGCATCCACGGCACCGCTATCTAAACGTTAATGTTAAACTAAACATTTTTCCTTGGACTAAAATTAGCTCCTCGAATCGACTGACGTTAATAGACGACGGTAACAGGCAAAGGGAGC from Hoplias malabaricus isolate fHopMal1 chromosome 7, fHopMal1.hap1, whole genome shotgun sequence includes the following:
- the erh gene encoding enhancer of rudimentary homolog, whose amino-acid sequence is MSHTILLVQPTKRPEGRTYADYESVNECMEGVCKMYEEHLKRMNPNSPSITYDISQLFDFVDDLADLSCLVYRADTQTYQPYNKDWIKEKIYVLLRRQAQQAGK